GGAGCAGCGATGCTACCCAGACACCGGTGGGGCGCTGAGCGTCGCTCAGCGTGGATACATCAAGGGACGGCATTAACGATCTCCCCGTGTCGGGTCCCCCTCAACAGGGTTGCGACTTCATGAACCGTTGGTCTCTCGTCGCTCATTTGTTCAGAGTTCCAGGATAGCGGAAAGAGCAGGGCTCAAGCCGCTTCGAGGGTACGGTGGCTAATGGAGCGGCAGCAAGACATGCGGAGCATAGGGCTTGCGCTCTCCGAAGCGCGGGCCACATGCGCCACGCCTTCGTGAGCCCCCTCGGCCTGAGGGCGTAACGCCCTATTCCGTTCAGGAGCAAGCCGGCACGCCAGCATCGACATGGCGATAGCTACGACCACCTGATGCTGAACGTGAAGAACGACGCACTGCCCTCCCCCGAGAAGCGCCTGACGGCCACAGCCCCAGAAACGACAAAAGCCCCCGAGTCTTTCGACTCGGAGGCTCTTGTTCGGAGTGCCCAGGGCGGGATTCGAACCCGCACACCTTTCGGCGCCACCCCCTCAAGATGGTGTGTCTACCAGTTCCACCACCTGGGCGTTTCGGCGGGGTCCATGTACCGGACCCCGTGGATTCACGCAACAACCAATTCAACGGTCGCGTGAATCCGATGCTTCCTGACGGCTACTGCGCGGGCGCCGGAGCAGGCGTCGTCGGCGCGGGAGCCTGCTGGCCCTCCGCCGGCGGCGTCGCGGAGCGCTCCTGCTCCACCGCGCCCGGGGTCGCCGGAGGCGGCGTCGTGGCGCCCGGGGTCGCCGGGGCCGTCTTCGCCGGCGGCGTGGCCACGGAACCACCCGCGGCCACCGAGCCGCGCAGGCCCACGAAGGACAGGCCCAGCGAGGTCAGGAAGAACAAGCCGGCGCAGACGCCCGTCAGCTTGCTCAAGAAGGTCACCGCGCCGCGCCCACCGAAGGCGCTCGTCGCGGCGCCGCCACCGAGGGCGGAACCCATGCCGGCGTCCTTCCCCGGCTGCAGCAAGATGACGAAGATCATGAACACGCAGAGCAGGACGTGCACGATCGTGAAGAAGGTCAGCATGGGTGTTCCAAACGCTCCGTGAAAAGAGGGCGCAACCTACACAAAGTGGTCAACGGGTGACAACTTCTAACGGGGATAACGGCCTCAGCCAGCCGCCTTCACGATGGCCACGAAGTCCGCCGCCTTGAGGCTCGCTCCCCCCACGAGCGCCCCGTCCACGTCCGGCTGACCCAGCAATTCCGCCGCGTTGTCCGGCTTCACGCTGCCGCCGTACTGGATCCGGACCCGCTCGGCCGTCCCCTCGTCGTACATCCGGGTCAGAAGGCCCCGGATCGCCGCGTGGACCTCCTGCGCCTGCGCCGTCGTCGCCGTCCGGCCCGTCCCAATCGCCCACACCGGCTCGTACGCCAGCA
This DNA window, taken from Corallococcus coralloides DSM 2259, encodes the following:
- the secG gene encoding preprotein translocase subunit SecG — translated: MLTFFTIVHVLLCVFMIFVILLQPGKDAGMGSALGGGAATSAFGGRGAVTFLSKLTGVCAGLFFLTSLGLSFVGLRGSVAAGGSVATPPAKTAPATPGATTPPPATPGAVEQERSATPPAEGQQAPAPTTPAPAPAQ